The Thermoanaerobaculia bacterium genome contains the following window.
CTGGCTGCACCGGATCTCGGCGCCGCTGCTGCGACCGGGGCGGTACGCGGCCGTCCAGGGCGGGATCCGCGAGGTACCGGAGCGCGAGCAGGTCTTCTACTGGCACTCGGGCGGGCCGCGCTTCTACTTCACCAGCGAGTCCTGCGGCTGGATCGCCGGCCATGGCGGCATCGGCTTCTCGACGGTCAACGCGGCGTTGCGCCGAACGGTCTGGGAGTCGTTGCCCTTCGGCTGGGCGCCGATCCTCGAGGACAAGAAGTGGCAGGCTGCCGCAGCCCAGCGTGGCCTCGAGATCGCCGACCTGCCCGAGGCGGCCGTGCTGCACTCACATACTTACGACATGCGGACCCTCTGGCGCCGCGCGGCGAGCGAAGGCTTCGGTTGGCGTCTGCTGGGCGTGCGTTACGAGCGTGCGCAGATGCTCCGCGACCTCTTTCATGCCCGGACCCTGGAGCTCTGGCTGGAAGGCCTGCGAAGCGGAGAGATGAGCAGCCTCGCCGAGCGCCTCTTTCCCTGGGTGCGCCCTCTGGCGCTCTATTGGGGAAACCGCTGGGCGCGCGACGTCGCGCTTTAGACGAACTTCAGGAGGGCGGATCGAAGCGCGCGAGGGGGATCTCTGCCGGCGCCTGATAGAGCGCGACGCACAACAAGGCATAGAGGGCTCCGCGGCGGTAGCCGCGGCAGGCGTGGCGCTGGCAGCGCGCCAGGACATCGTCGCCCGGGTCGCGGTCGTGGCGGGCGACGCGCCGCAGGCCGGTGGCGAGCCCGCGCCGCCCGGCGTGGCGCCAGTCGAGGATCGCCTCCGAGAAGCCCTGCGCCGCAAAGCGGGCTGCCATCCAGGAGACCGTCAGGCGCTGCGTGCCGACATGGTGGCGCACGCCGGCAGACGGCAGGTAGAGGATCGCCTGGCCGCCGCGCTCGAGCCGCAGGCAGTACTCGATCTCCTCGCACGAGCGCAGCGAGTTGCCCTTGCGACCGAGCTGCTCGAGGAACTCGCCATAGTCCGTGAACGAAGTCCGCCGGAAGGCCATGTTGGCGCCGCGCGGCAACTCGTTGTAGCGCAGCGGCACCACTTCGGAGCCGCGGTCCCAGGCCGAGAGGTAGGGCAGGAACCGGCTGTCGAGCCAGCCCGGGAGGGCACCGTCGAAGATCGGTTCGACGGGCCCCCCAGCTGCGGCGACGCGTGGATCGCGAAACGCAGCGACATAGGCTTCGATCCACCCGGGTCCGGGCAGGGCGTCGTCGTCGAGGAAGAGCAGGATGTCGCCGCCCGCCTCACGCACCGCGCGGTTGCGCGCTGCGGAAAGCCCGGCGCGCTCTTCGCGCACGGCGCGCACCTTGCCGGGATGGGCAGCGACGACGCGCGCCAGCAGCTCGGGAGTCGCGTCGGTCGAACCGTTGTCGACCACGATGACCTCGGCGCGGCGGGGATCGACGATCGGCAGGAGCTCGCCCAGCGTCTCGGCGAGCCGGTCGTGCCGGTTCGCCGTGCAGATGGCGACGCTGGCGGCGGGCGATTCGGGTCCGCGCATCGGCCGGCAGTCTCTCACAGGCAGGACCGTTCGACCCGAGCGACGCTGGTAAGCTCGGAGCAC
Protein-coding sequences here:
- a CDS encoding glycosyltransferase; protein product: MRGPESPAASVAICTANRHDRLAETLGELLPIVDPRRAEVIVVDNGSTDATPELLARVVAAHPGKVRAVREERAGLSAARNRAVREAGGDILLFLDDDALPGPGWIEAYVAAFRDPRVAAAGGPVEPIFDGALPGWLDSRFLPYLSAWDRGSEVVPLRYNELPRGANMAFRRTSFTDYGEFLEQLGRKGNSLRSCEEIEYCLRLERGGQAILYLPSAGVRHHVGTQRLTVSWMAARFAAQGFSEAILDWRHAGRRGLATGLRRVARHDRDPGDDVLARCQRHACRGYRRGALYALLCVALYQAPAEIPLARFDPPS